The genomic window TAAGCCAACTGATGAAACAGTCTTCAGGTTTGGGTGGATTATTTACCTACTTAGATTTGTTTTCTGGTGGTGCCCTGAGTAAATGTACATTGTTTGCATTGGGCATCGGGCCTTACATTACTGCATCGATTATGATGCAAATGTTAAGTATGACCATTCCATCATTAGAACAACTAATGAAGGAAGGTGAATACGGACGTAAGATTGTTAATCAATACACGCGTTATTTAACGTTTGGTGTCAGTATCATGCAGGGTCTAGGGTATGCCATGCTGGTTGAAAAATTTAATCTAGTTCTTGACCCAGGTTGGGGATTCCGGATTATGTTTATTTTAACATTAACGGTAGGTTCCATGATTACTATGTGGCTTGGTGAGCAAATCTCACTATTTGGCATTGGTAATGGTAGTTCCATGATAATTTTTGCGGGTATTGTTGCTCGTTTCCCTGACGATGTTATTAGAGTATTGGGTTCTGTAGAGCAGGGGCTTATGGGTTGGGAAACAGCAGTTATTATTGCTGTTGTTTTTGTAGCCATTACTGCCTGCATTGTCTTTTTAGAAAAAGGCGAACGAAAAATACCGGTACAATATACCAGACGTGTAGTTGGACAAAGGGTGTATGGCGGTCAAAGCTCCTATATACCATTTAAAATTAATACGGCCGGTGTTATGCCAGTGATTTTTTCGAGTGCTGTGTTGAATATCCCAGTATTTCTTTTTTCTATGCTTGCCACACGTTTTGATTTCTTTAAAACGCTTGCTGAGCATTTTAGTTATACGGGAATTCTCTATAATATGTTAAATTTTGTGCTTATTATATTTTTCTCTTTCTTCTACACTGCATTGGTATTTAATCCTGATGAGCTTGCTGATAATATTAAGAAAAGTGGTGGATTTATTCCTGGCATTCGTCCTGGAAGAAAAACTGC from Candidatus Dependentiae bacterium includes these protein-coding regions:
- the secY gene encoding preprotein translocase subunit SecY codes for the protein SQLMKQSSGLGGLFTYLDLFSGGALSKCTLFALGIGPYITASIMMQMLSMTIPSLEQLMKEGEYGRKIVNQYTRYLTFGVSIMQGLGYAMLVEKFNLVLDPGWGFRIMFILTLTVGSMITMWLGEQISLFGIGNGSSMIIFAGIVARFPDDVIRVLGSVEQGLMGWETAVIIAVVFVAITACIVFLEKGERKIPVQYTRRVVGQRVYGGQSSYIPFKINTAGVMPVIFSSAVLNIPVFLFSMLATRFDFFKTLAEHFSYTGILYNMLNFVLIIFFSFFYTALVFNPDELADNIKKSGGFIPGIRPGRKTAEFFNYILNRIGLIGAIYLGLLALSPTILSVFIKIPFNLGGTALLIVVGVALDTAAQIEAYLIEHRYEGFLSSGRMKARGVAR